ATAAGCTGATCGGGAACCTCGGCCATTCCTAAATCTCTCACGTGTATTGCATCATAGCCAGCTTTACATAGTTCCTGAGCTAAATAAGGTGACAAGGCGTTATCCACTAAAAACTTCATACTTCGCTGATAAGAGGTAACTCACGTTCGCGTACAGCTTCAGCAGCAAAACGTAAGGCCTCGGTAATATCTTCGGCTTCAAGGTCGGGGTAATACTTTAAGATTTCCTCCCGGCTTAGCCCGCTGGCAAAAAGATCAACCACCGTAGCAACAGGAATGCGTAGACCCCGGATACAGGGTACCCCCCCCATCTTTTCCGGTTCTATGGTTATACGTTGGAAACTCACAAGTATCACCTCTTAATTTTACTCAATTTATATATACATTTTACCATTTAGTAGACACCTTTAAAAGCCCGGCAAGAAATGAAGAAATTAAAAGCCCTGAAGCTGGCTTCAGGGCTTACTGGTTCACCTCTGCACTCTCCCGGAGGCATCGCCGCGCATGAGCGTCATTACTTCCTCTTTGGTGACATGGTTAAAGTCGCCGGGGATGGTGTGTTTCAGGCAGGAAGCGGCCACGGCAAATTCCAGGGCCTCGGCCGGGGCAAACCCTTCCGTCAGGGCGTAGATTAAGCCGCCGGCGAAGGCATCACCGCCGCCGACCCGGTCCACAATGTGGATCTGGTAGCGACGCGAGCGGTAAAACTCCCGGCCGTCATAGAGGAGGGCCGACCAGCCATTGTCAAAAGCGGAAAAACTCTCACGCAGGGTAATTGCTACTTTTTGCAGGTTAAAGCGGGTCAACAGCTCCCGGGCTACCTGACGGTAACCCTCTTCGCTAATTTCCCCTTTGGTAACATCGGAAGCAGCCGCTTTAATGCCGAAGACCTTCTCCGCGTCTTCTTCGTTGCCGATGGCTACGTCTACATAAGCCATTAATTCCGTCATGGTCGCCCGGGCCTGAGCCGGGGTCCAGAGGTTCTTGCGGTAATTGAGGTCGCAGCTAACGGTGAGGCCCATCTCTTTCGCCGTTCGGGCAGCTTCCAGGGTAACGGCGGCCACATTCTCGCCCAGGGCGGGAGTAATACCAGTAAAGTGGAACCAGGAAGCACCGGAAAAAATCCTGGCCCAGTCAAATTCACCCGGCTGTACCCCGGCGATGCTGGCGTACTTGCGGTCATAAACCACCTTTGAAGGCCGCTGGGACGCCCCGGTTTCCAGGAAATAGATCCCCAGGCGTTCACCGCCTTTCAGGATAAAACTGGTATCTACACCGTAGCGACGCAAATGATTGATAGCCGCCTGGCCCAGGGGATTGGCCGGGACTTTAGTGACGAAAGCGGCCTCGGCGCCGTAATTGGCCAGGGAACAGGCGACGTTGGCCTCCCCGCCTCCGTAAGTAACATCAAAGGAATCAGCCTGGATAAAGCGCTGGTAGCCTGGTGTGGACAGGCGCAGCATGATCTCGCCAAAAGTAACTACTTTAGCCACAGGAAAAACTCCCTTCTAGCAAAATTTAATGCCTGCGATGTCGAGAGAGCCACAAAGGGCATGTATGGTTAAAAAATTATTGCCCTCTGGCAGCCCGGATGGAGGCTACAAATTTGCGGGCTGTTTCCTCTACCTGCTGGTAATCGCCAGTTTTGGCCCCTTTGGTCAGTTCACCCCCAACCCCTACGGCCTCGCAGCCGGCCTTGATCCACTGGCCCACGTTCTCCAGGCTGACACCGCCGGTAGGTATAATCGGCGCCTGGGGCAAGGGCCCTTTAATGGCTTTCACCATTTCCGGACCGAAGGCGCTGCCCGGGAAGAGCTTGACGAAATCACTGCCTGCCTCCATCACTTCAACTATTTCTCTTATAGACATGGCCCCGGCCATACAGACTTTCTGGTAACGGTTACAGGTTTTAACCATCTCAAGATCCAGGGACGGGCTGACCAGGAACTCGGCCCCCGCCAGAATAGCCAGCCGTGCTGTGGTAGCATCCAGGACCGTACCGGCGCCAATGAGAATCTCTCCCTGGCGATATGTAGCCGCCAGTTCCCGGATAACTTCCAGGGCTCCCGGTACGGTAAGGGTGATCTCAATGGCCTCCACCCCGCCCGCTTTCACGGCTTCAGCAATTTTGAGCGCCTGGTCCGGATTCTCCGCCCGGACTACAGCCACGATCCCGCAGTCGATAATCCGCTGCATAATCTTTAACTTTTGCATACTCATCCACCTCCGGTTTATATTATGAAA
This Moorella sp. E308F DNA region includes the following protein-coding sequences:
- a CDS encoding DUF433 domain-containing protein — protein: MSFQRITIEPEKMGGVPCIRGLRIPVATVVDLFASGLSREEILKYYPDLEAEDITEALRFAAEAVRERELPLISEV
- a CDS encoding PfkB family carbohydrate kinase: MLRLSTPGYQRFIQADSFDVTYGGGEANVACSLANYGAEAAFVTKVPANPLGQAAINHLRRYGVDTSFILKGGERLGIYFLETGASQRPSKVVYDRKYASIAGVQPGEFDWARIFSGASWFHFTGITPALGENVAAVTLEAARTAKEMGLTVSCDLNYRKNLWTPAQARATMTELMAYVDVAIGNEEDAEKVFGIKAAASDVTKGEISEEGYRQVARELLTRFNLQKVAITLRESFSAFDNGWSALLYDGREFYRSRRYQIHIVDRVGGGDAFAGGLIYALTEGFAPAEALEFAVAASCLKHTIPGDFNHVTKEEVMTLMRGDASGRVQR
- a CDS encoding bifunctional 4-hydroxy-2-oxoglutarate aldolase/2-dehydro-3-deoxy-phosphogluconate aldolase produces the protein MQKLKIMQRIIDCGIVAVVRAENPDQALKIAEAVKAGGVEAIEITLTVPGALEVIRELAATYRQGEILIGAGTVLDATTARLAILAGAEFLVSPSLDLEMVKTCNRYQKVCMAGAMSIREIVEVMEAGSDFVKLFPGSAFGPEMVKAIKGPLPQAPIIPTGGVSLENVGQWIKAGCEAVGVGGELTKGAKTGDYQQVEETARKFVASIRAARGQ